A genomic region of Podarcis raffonei isolate rPodRaf1 chromosome 13, rPodRaf1.pri, whole genome shotgun sequence contains the following coding sequences:
- the POP7 gene encoding ribonuclease P protein subunit p20 has product MSEPGPPTQTEYALRRRLPRRLPRRRSDIYINMKTDFKAQLSRCQKLLAPGSGCPEICIHGLGLAINRAINIALQLEATSSGSLCLAANTSTVELADVAEPEGDSDEPLARTRNNSAIHIRVCRVAPE; this is encoded by the coding sequence ATGTCTGAGCCGGGCCCCCCCACGCAGACGGAGTACGCCCTGCGCCGGCGCTTGCCGCGCCGCCTCCCTCGCCGGCGCAGCGACATCTACATCAACATGAAGACGGATTTCAAAGCGCAACTTAGCCGCTGCCAGAAGCTGCTGGCACCCGGCAGCGGCTGTCCTGAAATCTGCATTCACGGACTGGGGCTGGCCATCAACCGCGCGATCAACATCGCCCTGCAGCTAGAGGCCACCAGTAGCGGGTCCCTGTGCCTGGCTGCCAACACGTCCACTGTGGAGCTGGCTGACGTGGCCGAGCCGGAAGGGGACAGCGACGAGCCGCTGGCCAGGACCCGGAACAACTCCGCCATCCACATCCGGGTCTGTCGCGTCGCCCCGGAGTAG